The following proteins are co-located in the Palaemon carinicauda isolate YSFRI2023 chromosome 3, ASM3689809v2, whole genome shotgun sequence genome:
- the LOC137638808 gene encoding ferritin-like: MDSLIRQNYHQDCEAVINKNINLHLHASYIYLSMGSYFYRDDVALPGLCKFFKESSAREKDHVQKLMEFQNKRGGRVVFQPIQAPPKSEWGTALEALQSAMELEKNLNQAFLDILTEADEKGDPHLDEFIEDEFLEGKVDLLEKLGRMITQLKRAGPSGLGEYLFDKEL, translated from the exons ATGGATAGCTTGATACGACAGAATTACCACCAGGACTGCGAGGCTgtcataaacaagaatattaatctGCACCTTCATGCGAGCTACATTTACTTGTCAAtg GGATCCTATTTCTACAGGGATGACGTTGCTCTGCCAGGCTTGTGCAAGTTTTTTAAAGAAAGCAGCGCCAGAGAGAAGGATCACGTTCAGAAACTAATGgag TTTCAAAACAAGCGCGGAGGGAGAGTGGTCTTCCAGCCAATCCAAGCGCCGCCCAAGAGTGAGTGGGGCACAGCACTGGAAGCTCTCCAGTCAGCGATGGAACTGGAAAAAAATTTGAACCAG GCCTTCTTGGACATCCTGACCGAGGCTGACGAAAAGGGCGACCCTCACCTGGATGAATTCATTGAGGACGAGTTTCTGGAGGGAAAGGTGGACCTCCTCGAGAAATTGGGACGCATGATAACGCAGCTGAAACGCGCTGGTCCTTCGGGTCTGGGCGAATACCTCTTCGACAAAGAACTATAG